From the genome of Dehalococcoidales bacterium:
ATTTATTTAGCGGATTATCGATTAACGATTATTACAAAACGGATATCCATTGGAGCCAGGATAAGATTATCGGAGTTGCCGACATTTTAATGGCGGGAATAGGAAACAGCATCCTGCCTTCGGATTTTGGTTACACCATTAAGGAACTGGCGCCTTTTTACGGCTCTTTGCACGGTCAAGCCGCCCTAAATCTGCCCGCCGAAACGCTTTTCTATCTTACAAACGCGATGCTGGAGGAAGCGGTTGTTTTTGATTACGAAACAATGAAAAAGAGCTCAATCTACGTAACGGATTTATTCGAGGGGATTGATCCGTACGATGTGTTCCTTTCGGGGGCAAAGGCATTGTTAACAATCGAAAATCCGAACGCGACTACTGACAAGGAGCTGATTTTGTTCCGCGACTCGTTCGGCAGCAGTATCGCTCCGTTGCTTGCTTGCGGTTATTCCAAAATTACACTGGTTGATTTGCGCTACATAACTACCGATTTACTGGGAAATTATATCGATTTTTCCGCGGCTGACGATGTTTTATTTTTATACAGCACTCAAATTTTAAATAACAGTTTTATGTTAAGATAAAAATAAGAGTTAGCGAATTCGGGTTTATTTTTTGCAAACAAACGGGAATTGCGATTGCACATCTGGCAAGAAAACGGAAAAAGCATTATAATAGCCCGTAACGATAACCGAGATTAAAGGAGCGGGACATGTTCGAACTAACCCCACCTCTGATTATAATTGCCGGAATAATATGTGTCCTGTTAGGGGTAGTCGCAATGGTCTGGCCCAAAAAAGGCGTTTACGTCTTGGCATCTTGGCTGATTATTGTGGGGGTTTTGGCAATAATTTATTCACTGGAGTAGTGTTATGTATTATTTTGCTTATGCAACCAATTTGAATAAGCAGCAAATAGCGCTTATTTCCCCCCAAATCCGCCCCTTATACACCGCGACGTTACATAATTACCGTTTAGTTTTTACCGGCTGGACGCGCCAGTGGCGCGGCGGTACGGCTACAATCAAGCGTTCCGACAGAGATAAGGTTTTTGGCGCAATTTATGATGTCCCCGAAGAAGATTGGAGAAAACTCGACCGGGCCGAGAATTGCCCCGGTGAATACGAGCGAATCAGGGTTATTGTCAATAACGAAGACGGGGACGCAACGGAAGCCGTAACCTATATTAAAAAAGACTTGGTGCGGGCGGAGGAATCCAAACCGTCTCCGGAATACCTTGCGCTGATACAGCAGGGTTATAAAGACTGGCGGCTTGTCTAACCCAACCCAAGTTTCACGGGTAATAAGCTGAGTTTCCCGTTTAAAGAATTTGATTGGATTTAAACCGATTTTATACGATAAATTGACATAATATTAACACTTTTCTCGATTACCGATTGCTTTTAAGTGTGATTCCTGTTTTAATTGTTAGCGACGTAAATAATGTAAATAGTATAATAAAAAGGAGAAATGATATGAGTGATATAAAATTAAAAGCGTCAAAAAGAACCGTTTTTGGTAAACGAACAAGATATTTACGCA
Proteins encoded in this window:
- a CDS encoding gamma-glutamylcyclotransferase family protein, giving the protein MYYFAYATNLNKQQIALISPQIRPLYTATLHNYRLVFTGWTRQWRGGTATIKRSDRDKVFGAIYDVPEEDWRKLDRAENCPGEYERIRVIVNNEDGDATEAVTYIKKDLVRAEESKPSPEYLALIQQGYKDWRLV